In Oscillospiraceae bacterium, the genomic window AATTCATGATCAGAAGTGAGGATGAACGCGTAAAACATATCAAATCCAAGCAACAATTGATCGAGTTTAATAAAAAGATTTTATACATAGGCAAAAAGCTCAACAAACCGGTCGTCGCCACCTGTGACGTGCATTTTATAAAACCGGAGGACAGCATCTTCCGCGAGATCATCATAACCGGAAAAAAGATGAAAGACGCCGAATCTCAGGCGCCGCTGTATTTCCGGACAACCAACGAAATGCTTTCCGAATTTTCTTACTTGTCCGAACAGGAAGCGCGTGAAGTCGTCATTGACAACACCAATAAAATAGCCGATATGGTCGAAGTCGTCCGCCCGATTCCGAAAGGCACCTATACACCGCAGATGGAGGGTGCGGAACAACAGCTGACGGATATTGTCTTTCAAAACGCTAAAACGCAGTATGGCGATCCGCTGCCGAAAGTAGTTTCCGACCGGCTTGAGCGGGAACTTGCGCCGGTCATTAAACACGGATTTGCGGTTCTGTACATGATCGCGCAGAAACTCGTAGCCTTCTCTAATGAACACGGTTATATGGTCGGTTCGCGCGGCTCGGTCGGCTCGACCCTTTTAGCCGCGATGACCGGCATTTCCGAGGTCAATCCGCTGCCTGCGCATTATTATTGTAAAGCTTGTAAGTATAGTGAATTCATCGACGATGAAGAAGCGGTCGGTTTTGATCTTCCGCCGAAAAACTGTCCGAACTGCCATTCGCCGCTTGAGCGCGACGGCGTCAATATCCCGTTTGAGACCTTTTTGGGTTTTGCGGGCGATAAGCAACCCGATATTGACCTGAACTTCTCAGGCGAATTCCAAAGCGAAGCGCATAAATATACAGAGCAGTTATTTGGTGCGGAAAACGTCTTTAAAGCCGGAACAATCTCTACGATAGCGGAAAAAACGGCATATGGTTATGTCTTAAAGTATTGCGAGGAAAAAGGCATAACCCTGCCCAAAGCCGAGATGGAGCGCCTTGCCGCAGGCTGTACCGGCGTCAAACGCACGACCGGTCAGCACCCCGGCGGCATGGTCGTAATTCCGAAAGGTCTCAGTGTCCATCAGTTTACACCGGTGCAGCATCCGGCAGAAAAAAAGGACAGCGATATCATCACCACCCACTTCGACTTCCATTCGCTGCACGATACAATATTAAAATTAGACGAGCTTGGGCACGACATCCCGACGATTTTCAAATACCTTCGGGATCTGACCGGAATCGATTTCAAGGATGTCCCCATGTCGGATAAAAAGGTCATGCAGCTGTTTGTCTCGACGGAACCGCTCGGGGTCATGCCCGCCCAGATCAACAATCCGATAGGCACCTTTGCTATCCCCGAAATGGGCACCTCATTTGTGCGTCAGATGCTTGTTGAGACACAGCCGAAGACCTTTGCCGACTTGCTGCAGATTTCCGGCCTATCGCATGGCACAAACGTCTGGCTCGGAAACGCTCAGGAATTGATTAAAAATAAGATATGCACCATCTCCGAAGTCATCGGCACGCGCGACAACATCATGCTTTATTTGATTAAAAAGGGCCTGGATCCGATCAAGGCTTTCAAAATTACCGAGATCGTGCGCAAGGGAGATGCGAAGAAAAAACTCACCCCTGATCTGGTGGACGAAATGATGTCTCACGATGTGCCAGAATGGTATGTCGATTCCTGCTTTAAAATAAAGTATATGTTTCCGAAAGCCCATGCTGCAGCCTATGTCATTTCCGCCATCAAACTCGGATGGTTCAAAGTCTATAAGCCGCTGGAATTCTATTCGGTTTATTTCTCAGTGCGCAGTACGGATTTTGACTATATTTGCGCCGTCAACGGCATGGAGTTTACCAAAAAGAAAATGGTGGAGATCGAAAATAAAGGCAAAGCGGCGACTCAGAAAGAGCAGGACAGCTACGAAATCATGCAGATCATGGTCGAGATGTTTGCCCGCGGGTTTGAGTTTTTGCCAGCGAATCTTGAAAAGTCCGACGCCTATAAATTCCTGCTCGAGAACGGGAAAATTCGTCTTCCGTTCTCTGCGATTTCCGGCGTCGGCGAGACGGTCGCGCCGGTAATCGCCGCTGCCCGCGATAAGGGGTATGCGACCGTTGAAGAATTTGCCTCATCCGGAGGTATTTCATCGGCGGTCATCGCCTCAATGCGTGATAACGGCGTCTTCGGCGATTTGCCTGAGAGTAACCAACTCACGCTATTTTAAGTAAAAGCTCTGCAGACCGCAACAGTCCACAGGGCTTCTTTTGATAGGTCAGTCGCCAATGGGATTATCAATCATTGTCGCGGCAACAAACTCATGAAGGTGTCCGTCCGAGCACTCAGTCTTGGCATCGATAAAGTGGACATGACGCCTGTCGTCGCGGTCGCCTACTTCAATAGGAGGGCCGGTGAACACACAGATTGGGTGAAAATGATCTTCATAAAAATCCGTCTTGGTGACGAATTTGTGAATATGCCCGCATGGCATCATAATCACTTCATCGGTAATGCCCGCAAACCGATGGTTGTGGACATTCTCTCTTAATTCAGCGAGCCGAACGCTTCCCTCGACCTCATGGACATGGGTCTGCCTTTATTGATTGTCGTAAGACATCCGAATACTTCCTCTTAAAAAATTGACGGACCGGTGGTCAGTCCGCCCAATTTATTTTATGTTTTGAGCCGAGCGTTTGCGCTGATTTAACAATAGTCATTATAATATACTTTATGCACATCGACTTTGAAAAAAAGTGGCGGATTCAAACCCGCTTCTTTCTTGTTGATTTAAATCGATTGATATCTGCTTTAAATTTATTGTGAATAATCTTTCGTAATTTTGCCGGAATAATAATTGTCTGTTTTTATGGTATTCATTTTATCGCCTTTACGGTTTTAGATAAGTGATGCCAATTGACATTTTTATAAAAATCGGCTATAATAAATAAGCAATCTGAGTCAGAACGCGCATGGGGGCGTAAAGGTTTCGACGGGGGTTGTGAAACGGAATAAGCGGGCAGAGCAGCGTGACCTCTTAAAAACGCGCAAATTTTCAATTAACTGACACTAATAAAGTTGCAGTTGCTGCTTAACTAAAGCAGCCGTCCCACGCCTTGAGTGCCGCGTCCTGGCGGGGGCGTGTCTAAGCGGCCCATCTGAAACGGCTTAAGCTTTGCGGCCGGGCAGAAACTTATGAAGCTACCGTGATTTAACGCCTGTCGGCGTGTGTTAATGATCGGGAAATCTTAAACACCGAATACGCCCGTAGAAAGTTGCGCGGAGTGATTTTCGGACAGGGGTTCGATTCCCCTCGCCTCCACCAAAAATTCAGAAGATGCCTTTAGCGCGTCATCTGAATTTTTTTTAATGGGAATCGAACCAGGCCGTGGAAGGATTGTTCGACCAGAGGGAGAAAAATCCGACCAAAAACAATCCGGGGGATTGTTTTTAGGCCTCCAAGGCCGAAAGCCGCGATAGATTCCCCTCGCCTCCACCATAAAAAGACACCAATTTTGATACCATCGTATCAAAGCGGAGTTCGTTTATTTCCGCCGTTTTGACACGCTGGATCAACTACAGCGGGAGTTGGCAGACTATGTGCACTGGTTCAATAACATTCGGCTGCATGGTACGCTCGGATATCTTTCACCGGTGGAGTTCAAGAGATCATGTACCTTATAATTTCTGTCCGATTTAGGGTTGACAATCCAGAGATGATAACTTTGAATTATGACGACAAGCATACACCTGCGATTTATCCATTAACAAAAAACAAATTCTCACTTCTGCCAAAATGTGACGGTCAACTTTATACCGTAAAAGCAGGTGATACACTCTTCAGTATTTCGCGCAATTTCGGAATGACAATTGATGAGATTCTTGCTGCGAACCCCCAGATCAAAAAGAGAAGCATTATTTATATTGGTCAGTTTATATGTATCCCTTCCGCGACACCGAACCCCATACCTGATTGTGATCTCCGCATATTAACATTGAAATTTTTAACTGAGGACGGCCGGATATTACCCGAAGTGAATGGGACGGTTGCTCTTGCTGCCGGTGTCATTGTTCGGATAACTTTGAATCGTCCTATTTCTCAGGCTTTCTTTTTCCTTGAACCTACCGGCACGGAAACTTGTGAACTCGCCCACTTAATCGGTATTGATTGTCCCAGCGCCGTCACAGGCGTTGCTGAGATTCAATGGCAGGTACCGTCGGGCACTCTGGGGCGTGTTTTCGTTGTCGCATGCCTCAATAACTGCTGCACGAAATCAGAAGAGATCTTGGTTATCAGAGACACTTGAAAAACTCCTATTTAAATTTTACATAAAAATCAACTTTATTTATGATTAAGATATTAATTTTTATACTCCTTCTGAAGGGGTATTATTTCCGTTTATTAATCCAACCTTTTCGAATAAACCACAAAACCATTGAAATGATGACGGCCGCCAAAACTCCGAGTATCATAAAATAGCCGTATCGCCAGCGCAGTTCCGGCATATAATCGAAGTTCATACCGTAAATCCCAACGATAAAAGTCAATGGGATAAAAATAGAACTGATGATGGTCAGGGTAGTCATAATTTTGTTCATTCGATGGGAATTGATTGATAAATAATTATCTCTGATATCAGATGTCACTTCGCGATTGATTTCGACGATATCCGAGAGTTTCAGCAAGTGGTCATAGATATCATTAAAATGCTGTTTATTGGTTCGAAAGTTTTCCAAGTGTTCCGAATTTAAAATCCGGTAGAGCAGTTCTTTCATTGAATTGACGGTATGGCGCAGAACGAGAAGGTCTGTTCTGATTGAAAACACCTGATCGATTACATCATGGATCTTTTGGCTGTTTATTTCGATATCAACATCATTTAAAGTATCTTCTATTTGAAACGCCAACGGGAAATATTGATCGACGATTTTATCAAAAATCAAATAGGCGATAAAATTGCAGCCTTCTTCTTTGGCCAAAACGCTTTCCGAAATTTTCCGTCGGATGCAGTTGATCTCGGGCAGCTCTGACAAATGGAAGGAAATGATATATTTGGATCCGACAAATAAGTCCAGTTCTATCGGTTTCATCGTTTCCGGATTCAATGCATGTAAAACAAAAAAATAGTAGGTATCATAAAAATCGACTTTAGGCCTCTCGAGGCGTTCAACACAATCTTCGATTGCCAAGGCGTTAAAATGAAACCGATCGCTTAATATCTTGATTTCTTCTTGATTTGCGCATTCAAAATCGACCCAGTACCACCGGATGTCGTTCTCCATCAATCGTTCAACCGGAACGCCCTCAAGCCACTCTATTTCGTTTGTATAACCGAAGGTATAAATCAAACCAAGCCCCCCTCATCCCGTTTAATTAATTCGTTATTCGCGGTTCACAGAGAATAAATCTATTAAATATGAAACTATTATATTACGACTGACCGTTTGGAGCAAGAGAATATGCAGTAAATATGAAAAAGAACAGCATCTCTTAATGAGATGCTGTCGGTTGGTTGTGCAAGTACTTACACAAAGGCTTATTTATTCTTGCGGTTTTCATTTTCGCGGTTGTTTTGATTCTGGTTGTTGCGGTTCTCGTTCTCGCGTTTTTCGTTTTCACGTCTTTCATTTTCGCGATTATCATTTTCACGGTTTTCGTTGTTGCGGTTGTTTTTGTTGCGGTTGTTGTTTTCCATGAAACACTCACCTCCTTGCGCATTATTTTTTGTTTCGACGGTAAAAATATTCAGGTATTCTGCGAACAGGGGGTAAAAAATTTTGTTGATCACCAATGCTAAGCTGCTGACGATGGCAGCCCGGAGTTATGAGAACGGATGCGTTTTAATAGAGAACGGAAAAATCATAAAAGTCGCCGAAACGATCGATAAAACCGAAAACGGCGACGACACCGTGATCGACGCAAAAGGATGCTGGGCGCTGCCCGGTATTATCGAAGCGCATTGCCATATCGGAATTACGGAGGAGAAAAAGGGCAAGGAAGGCGACGACTGCAACGAGATCACCAAACCGATCACACCCTATCTGAAAGCGCTTGACGCCATCAACCCGATGGATGCCGCTTTTCACAGCGCAATCAAAGCGGGGATCACCTCCGTTATGGTCGGGCCGGGCAGTTCAAACGTGATCGGCGATCAATTTGTATTCATCAAGACAGACGGCAGAGTTCTCGACGAGATGGTAGTACTCGAACCCGCGGCCATGAAAGTCGCGTTCGGTGAAAATCCCAAAAAGAGTTACGGGAATAACAACATGATGCCAGCAACCAGAATGGCCATCGGCGCAATGCTCCGGGAAGAACTTTTCGAAGCCAAAAAGTATATCGACGAAAAGCAGTCCACGCAGGATTCGAAAAAAAGTTTTGACGAGGATTTTCGCAAAGAATGCTGGATTCAAGTCTTTAAAAAGCAAATCCCCTTAAAAGCGCATGTTCACCGCACCGATGATATCTTAACCGCAATTCGCATCGCAAAGCAGTTTGATCTGGATATGACTCTGGATCATTGTACGGAGGGACACCTGATCGCAGAAGAGATTAAGAAATCGGGCTTTCCGGCGATTGTGGGTCCGGATCTGGCGTCCCGAAATAAAAGCGAAGTGCAGTATATGGACTTTAAAACCGCCGGAATTTTGGCAAAAGCCGGCGTAAAAGTCGCGCTGACCACTGACCATCCGGTCTCGCTGATTCAATATCTGCCTATCTGCGCCGGACTTGCGGCCAAAGAGGGTCTCGGTATTGATGAAGCGCTCAGAGCCATTACCATCAACGCAGCCGAAATCTGCAAGGTCTCAAACCGCGTCGGCAGCATCGAAGTCGGAAAAGACGCCGATATCGTCATCTATGACGGAAACCCGCTCGAGGTCTTCACGAATTGCCTTTATACCATTATCAACGGCAAAATCGTCTATCAGTCGGATAAAGTCTCGTCATATTGAGCGAAACCGAAGGATCTTGTTATCACAAAGTAAAAAACCTTCAAATTAAAAGAGCGAGGCGATCTCGCTCTTTAAATAGCATTATTCGACTTTAAGCCATTGGTTTCCCGATGCCTGAGTCGGTGGGAGTCGGTCGCCGCGATTGATATGAACCATACGGGGATTATCCACGATTTCACCGTTGGGGCCAACCTCAATATATTTGCCGGGTTCTTGGTTATCGGTTCCGGGTTTGATTGATTTTGCCATGAAAAAACCTCCTTTCTGCATATAGGGTTTGCGCAGTAATAGAAATAATTCGTTAGGGACCTTGCATTTATGAATGATATGTTGTAATATATCTCAAGCACCCTAATGATTTCAGAGAGGAAGCGTAAAACAAACATGGAGAAAGAGACGAACCTTTTTTTGCTGCAGCTGTTTTATCAGTGTTTTCATAAGATCCATATGTCGCAAAAATATCCCGGTCAGGGATGGCTGATGATCTTACTTCGGGAAAGGGGAACACTCACTCAGCGGGAGCTGATCGAGATCACCGGGCGCCGATCGGCGACGCTCAGCGAACAATTAGACAGTATGGACAAAGCCGGACTGATCACCCGCGGCAAGAATGAGGAAGATCGCCGGAATATCGATGTCACCTTAACGCTCCTAGGCCGGGAAACCGCCAAAGACGTCGAAAAAGCCCGTCAGGAATTGTCTGACAAGTTGTTTGATAAATTAGACGAAGTAGAAAAGCGGCAGTTGGACATCATCCTGAAAAAGCTTTTAAGTACCTTCGAATCATAAGACAGGGAGCAACACAACCGTGAAACTCATATTGAAATACATAACAAGACATATTTGGATTTTTCTTGTCTCTATGTTGTTTTTAATCGTGGAAGCAGCAGCAGACCTTCTTCAGCCCACGTTTATGGCGCATATCGTTGATGACGGCGTCAAAGGAGCAGATGTCGGAACCATTTTGCGATATGGCTCAATTATGCTGTCTATCGCAATTATCGGAGCGCTCGGCGCGGTAGTACGTAACCAGTTTGCAAGCGTGACTTCTCAAACCATCTCAAAAGAATTGCGCAGCGATATGTACCGCAAGGTGCAGTCGCTTTCTCTCGAAAACATCGATCATCTCCAACCGGCGTCGATCATCACGCGCATCACAAACGATGTCACACAGGTGCAGGATTTTATCAACGGCATTATGCGAATCATGATAAAAGCGCCGATCACCTGTATCGGAGCGATCGTGCTGATTATCGTTCAAACACCCAAACAGCTCCCGATGATCGCTGTGATTCTTGTGATTGCTTCGCTGTTTATTGCTGCCAACATGAAGTTGGGTTATCCCAGATTCGGAGTGCTCCAAAAAAAGCTCGATCAGTTAAATAACGTCAGCCGTGAATTCTTATCGTCAATCCGCGTTGTCAAGGCGTTCAATGCAGAACATCAGGAAGAGGAAAAATTCGAAACGGCTTCAAGTAATCTGGCGGATGCAGGTGTTTCCGCTATGCGGGTCGTGGCCGTATTTTCGCCGCTCATCAATTTGACGGTCAATTTCGGAATTGTCGTACTGCTCTGGGTTTCGCAGAATCAAGAGAGCTCTCAGATCGGCCGACTGATGGCTTCTGTCAACTATATGACGCAGATCCTTTTTGCTCTCGGTATGGTCGCGACTATTTTAAATGTGGCGGTCAGAGCGATGGCGTCCTCCTCCAGAATCAGCGAAATTTTAAACGAGACTCCGGCGCAAAACGTGGCCGAAAATCCGTTGGAATCCGAAATATCGGGTCAAGTCGATTTCGAAGATGTCTCTTTTACCTATGCGGGCGCAGGCCGGGAGTCTCTTACACATGTGACCTTCTCGTCTAAACCGGGCGAGACCATCGGCATCATCGGCCCCACCGGCTCGGGAAAGACAACGCTTGTCAATCTCGTTCCGCGTTTTTATGACGCAACCGAGGGTCGGGTTCTTGTCGACGGGCAGGACGTCACGCAGTTCGACGAAAAAGCGCTGCGAAACTCGGTTTCCATCGTCCCGCAAAAAGCGCTCCTTTTTTCCGGAACCATTCGCGAAAATCTGCGTTGGGGACGGGAGCAGGCAAGCGAAGAGGAAGTCATGCAAGCAGCCGCAATCGCCTGCGCCGACTCTTTTATCACAGCATCGGAGAATGGATATGATACTCAGCTCGGACAGGGCGGCGTAAACCTCTCCGGCGGTCAGAAACAGCGGCTTGCGCTCGCAAGAGCGCTGGTGCGCAATCCCAGAATCCTGATTCTCGATGACTGCACCAGTGCGTTGGACGCCGAGACCGAAGCCGCGGTGCTGAACGGCCTCAAACAGTGCATCAAGAGCATGACCGTTCTGCTCATCAGTCAAAGAATTTCCACTGTAATGCGCGCGGATAAAATTCTATGTTTAGAAAACGGCACGGTGCAGGGGTTCGGTACACACGCGGAGTTAATAGACGCTTGTCTTACATATCAGGCAATTTACGCATCACAGATAGGAGGTGATAGGTTTGAAAAATAAATATTTCAAACTTTATCTGCGAAAGGGTGGCAATAAATATGGCTGATAGAACACCTCCTCCCGCCGGGATGGGCGGCAGCTTCGGGCCGCCGAACCGCGGACAGCCGGTCGTGAAACCGAAAAATATGCGCGGGACGCTCTCCCGTCTCTGGTCACTGACGGATAAAAACCGTAAAGGTCTCGGTTGGATTTTACTTCTTTCGACCTTGACTTCGGCGTCAGCAATCTTATCGCCGCTGGTCATCGGCAACGCCGTAACAGCGGTTGACGAGGGCAACCCCGCCAAAATCATTCTGTTCACCCTGATTGCGCTCTATCTCTGCGACAGCCTTGTGCGCTTCTTGCAGCAGTTCTTCATGGCGTCCATCGGCCAGCGGATCATTCATCATATCCGTGTCACGCTGTTTAGCACAATGAAAAAGCTGCCGCTATCTTTCTTTGACCGCTGCCAGCATGGGGAACTCATGAGCCGCCTGACCAACGACGTGGATAACATCAGCAACACAATCTCCAACTCGTTGACACAGCTTTTAACCTTCTTGTTCACCATCGTCGGCATTCTCTGCATCATGCTCTCGCTGAGCCCGCTGCTGACCACCGTATCGCTGGTCGGCGTAGGACTCATCTTCCTCATGACGCGTGTGATTACAAAACGCACGCGCAAGCTGTTTGCCGAACAGCAAAAAGCCCTAGGAAAACTCAACGGACAAGTTGAAGAGAGCGTCTCGGGTCTCAGCGTTGTAAAGGCCTTTTGCCGGGAAGACAAAATGATATCGGAATTCGACGAGAGCAACGAGGCGCTTTGCAAAGTCGCGACCCGTGCGCTCATCTGGTCGGGTTTTCTGATGCCGATCATGAACGTGATCAACAACCTGAGTTTTGTGGCGATTTCAGTTATCAGTGGTATCATGGCGATACGCGGGACCATCGACATCGGTATGATCTCGAGCTTTCTGCTCTATTCAAGGCAGTTCTCCCGCCCGTTTGTCGAGATTGCAAATATCTATAATAACTTCCAAACTGCCGTCGCGGGCGCGGAGCGCGTCTTCGAGATCATGGACGAGCAACCTGAGCCGGAAGATATCCCGGATGCTTTGCCGCTCGTCGCTCCCAAAGGCGATATTGAACTGCAAAACGTCGATTTCGGATATGATAAAGAACGTCCGATCCTGAAAGATGTCTCTTTGAAGATCCCGGCGGGCACCAAAGCCGCCATCGTCGGCCCGACCGGTGCCGGAAAGACTACGATCATCAACCTACTGACCCGTTTTTACGATGTGACCGGCGGAAAAATCCTGCTCGACGGCCACGACCTGCGGGATTATAAAATGGAGGATTTGCGACGTTCGTTCGGCGTGGTGCTTCAGGATACGGCGCTGTTTGCCGAATCGGTAAGAAGTAATATCAGCTACGGCAGAGATGACGTATCGATGGCGGATATTGAAAAAGCAGCGAAAATCGCGGGGGCTGACGGCTTTATCAGGAGGCTGCCCGAGGGCTATAACACCGTACTGACACAAGGCGGCATCGAACTGAGCCAGGGTGAACGGCAGCTTCTGACAATCGCCCGGGCCGTTCTGACCAATGCGCCGATTTTGATTTTAGACGAGGCGACCAGCTCCGTAGATACCGTGACCGAGCAAAAAATCCGCCGTGCCATGCTGACCATCACCGAGGGACGCACCTCGTTCATCATCGCCCACCGCTTGACCACCATCCGCGATTCGGACATCATAATCCTGATCGAGGGCGGCAGAATCGCGGAGCAGGGCACCCATCGGGAGTTGATGGCGCAAAACGGCCAGTACGCCTCGATGTGCCGCACTCAAATGGGCGAGGCCTGAGCAATCACAAAAATCACCGATTCGATTGACATCATTTTGCAATGAATGTATCATGCTATCAGAGAGTGGATCGAAGGAAGTGATTACATGATCGTATATTATATTTTACACAGCGGGTTTTTGGTTGAAACTACGGCATGTTATTATCTCTTTGATTATTACGAAGGAAAACTTCCGCAGCTTGACACGCAAAAGCCCGTTGTCGTTTTCGGCAGCCACGGCCATCCCGATCATTATAACCCCGAGATTTTCACCATTTTACAAAATAATGGCATGAAAGATGTATATGCCGTTCTCGCCAAAGACATCTCAGAGAAAAAATACCCAAAAGGCATCCAAGTTTTAAAAGCCCATCCGAACATATCTTATGATTTACCACATGGCGAGCATCTGGAGACCCTGCAGTCCACCGACAGCGGCGTTGCTTTTTTACTCACAACCGACGAAG contains:
- a CDS encoding MBL fold metallo-hydrolase; this translates as MIVYYILHSGFLVETTACYYLFDYYEGKLPQLDTQKPVVVFGSHGHPDHYNPEIFTILQNNGMKDVYAVLAKDISEKKYPKGIQVLKAHPNISYDLPHGEHLETLQSTDSGVAFLLTTDEGVIYHAGDLNDWTWEGESENDNKQMRGSYRHEIDKLKGRKIDIAFIPLDSRQDVHYAEGLLYFLSVADAKCVYPMHYWKKPEIIDRFIREYTQYKDIIKNPEK